The following proteins come from a genomic window of Acetivibrio cellulolyticus CD2:
- a CDS encoding RDD family protein → MNISKLFRRFWAYCFDIMIVCGINSGILLLTKVLDTNNTLNAALQELRTVFSKGILVNILNGQAYYIALFFLSYGLLFLIYEIIFLSSKLSATPGKLILRLEVACGNKVNFFKVFTRSLLKVIATLVFPLTFIAFLISACTHTKQTLHDKLANTYVITVNTSNRGTTPHMSLNEFFEEMTSRGLRMYSEQKALAEEIYGSPVIDPAKSNETASLVGILVLVFSIILNLSLLSYSYPDIKNYVQDFTLYYTQKL, encoded by the coding sequence ATGAATATCAGTAAGTTATTCAGAAGGTTTTGGGCATACTGTTTTGATATTATGATAGTATGCGGAATTAATTCAGGAATTCTTCTACTTACTAAAGTACTTGATACCAATAATACACTTAACGCAGCATTACAAGAATTACGCACAGTTTTTTCAAAAGGAATATTGGTTAATATATTAAACGGACAAGCTTATTACATAGCATTGTTCTTTTTGTCGTATGGTTTATTATTTCTGATATATGAAATTATTTTCTTGAGCTCAAAATTATCTGCAACTCCCGGCAAGTTAATCCTACGTTTGGAAGTTGCTTGTGGCAATAAAGTCAACTTTTTTAAAGTTTTCACCAGATCATTGCTAAAAGTCATAGCAACCTTAGTTTTTCCCCTTACTTTTATTGCCTTTTTAATTTCAGCTTGTACCCATACAAAGCAAACACTACATGACAAATTAGCAAATACATACGTAATTACTGTAAATACTTCAAACCGTGGTACTACTCCCCACATGTCTCTTAACGAATTTTTTGAAGAAATGACAAGCAGAGGCTTGAGAATGTATAGTGAACAAAAAGCTTTGGCAGAAGAAATTTATGGTTCACCCGTAATCGACCCTGCTAAATCAAATGAAACAGCTTCCTTAGTTGGTATTTTAGTATTGGTTTTTTCGATTATTCTTAATTTAAGTTTGCTTTCATATTCTTATCCCGATATCAAAAATTATGTACAGGATTTCACATTATATTATACTCAAAAACTCTAA
- a CDS encoding LacI family DNA-binding transcriptional regulator produces the protein MSKKITMEDIAKKIGMSKNTVSLALRNMPGINDQTRKLIFDTAKQLGYEYKKSFVDYKSNETSYKNICLIFSRDTHKSEDFFSYIQYGVEAEAKKNNLNTIIYCYDENTEEFETPLSVKEGIISGIITLGRISRKTLHSIMKFNLPLVIIDHYFDDLACNYVLTDNISGACVLTEHLIKLGHKKIGFIGDISISSSFSDRYQGFTKALKKYSIPLNDSLSITDKCPSILVNEGLGRVVEELKELPELPTAFVCCNDREAITVITALKSMNISVPDDISIVGFDNIESSNNITPELTTMHISKEIMGQRSVRSLIARINNIDTLSEKILLPSTFIERSSTKKL, from the coding sequence ATGTCGAAGAAAATAACAATGGAAGATATCGCAAAAAAAATAGGTATGTCTAAAAATACAGTATCTCTTGCTCTGCGCAATATGCCTGGTATTAACGATCAGACACGCAAGCTTATATTTGATACTGCCAAACAATTAGGCTATGAATATAAAAAAAGTTTTGTTGATTATAAGTCTAACGAGACATCCTATAAAAATATCTGTCTGATTTTCTCCAGAGACACACATAAATCTGAAGATTTCTTTTCATATATACAATACGGTGTAGAGGCAGAGGCAAAAAAGAACAATTTAAACACTATTATATATTGTTACGATGAGAATACAGAAGAATTTGAAACTCCTCTCAGTGTAAAAGAAGGTATTATATCTGGTATTATTACTCTTGGCAGGATATCAAGAAAAACACTACACTCAATTATGAAATTTAATCTGCCCCTTGTAATAATTGACCATTATTTCGATGATTTAGCATGTAATTACGTGCTCACAGATAACATTTCTGGTGCTTGCGTATTGACAGAACATCTAATTAAACTTGGCCATAAAAAAATAGGCTTCATTGGTGATATATCTATATCCAGCAGCTTTTCTGACAGATATCAGGGGTTTACCAAAGCCCTCAAAAAATATTCCATACCCTTGAATGACTCTTTATCCATAACTGATAAATGTCCTTCTATACTTGTAAATGAAGGTCTAGGAAGAGTAGTTGAAGAGTTGAAAGAACTTCCTGAGCTGCCAACAGCGTTTGTTTGCTGTAATGACCGCGAAGCAATTACCGTTATTACCGCTTTAAAATCCATGAATATATCGGTTCCAGATGATATTTCCATTGTAGGTTTTGACAACATTGAATCTTCAAATAATATTACTCCAGAACTAACTACCATGCATATTTCAAAAGAAATCATGGGGCAACGGTCTGTACGAAGTTTAATTGCAAGAATAAATAATATAGATACACTATCGGAAAAAATACTTTTACCATCTACTTTTATTGAAAGAAGCTCAACAAAAAAATTGTAA
- a CDS encoding DUF3298 and DUF4163 domain-containing protein gives MKRLVVALLLLTFVFSGCSGAKQGNKGAEGTPAPAPLVIDESKLNNDYVIEEIKEDNTKEGLESIIKYPKVSNMCDKALEERVNGAFKARIDKYKEVASMMGDVAGDTASGASDVKIQQVLNVSYEVAFRSKYTLSIKLILENYVVNLEEPDEYFEAINFNLRNGTQFELADLVKNKDKLTPLLTKKVKESGKALQKEITALEDNQGFYIKENGLVLYFQTIPYTTANVGPLEFEIPYDEIKDMVKDQKIWEKEPASTSMNEYNNTINEKTRPLEALSFIDGKVKNVNKEEATTMILSFEEIQSRYLSIYEDSLMEESVQSELSKTFEYNFDRNKIGDIKDEKVRSLVKEILDGGYSIVSDEGSYTPIQNYQVLEKYTGNLQDEVKEYIVYKAAESKRMNEMGNGGSTSWSELAQSIITIENYLGKYPNSIKESEMTSDYQYYFHAYLFGFDNSPAFSYETNKIDEKLLNSYRQFVADNKTSETAKILEQYVAIIEKNNNTLCEEIENYRKAITEDPDVSQ, from the coding sequence ATGAAAAGATTAGTAGTTGCTCTATTATTGTTGACATTTGTATTTAGTGGTTGTTCAGGAGCAAAGCAGGGAAACAAAGGAGCTGAAGGAACACCTGCACCAGCACCCTTGGTAATTGATGAGTCAAAGTTAAATAATGATTATGTTATTGAGGAAATAAAGGAAGACAATACTAAAGAAGGATTAGAATCAATTATTAAATATCCAAAAGTATCTAATATGTGTGATAAGGCTCTTGAAGAAAGAGTAAATGGAGCATTTAAAGCAAGGATTGATAAATATAAAGAAGTTGCTTCAATGATGGGCGATGTAGCAGGTGATACAGCTTCAGGAGCAAGTGATGTAAAGATTCAACAAGTATTAAATGTTTCCTATGAAGTTGCTTTTAGGTCAAAATACACACTAAGTATTAAGTTAATATTGGAAAACTATGTTGTAAATCTGGAAGAACCAGATGAATACTTTGAGGCAATCAACTTCAATTTGAGAAATGGAACCCAGTTTGAATTGGCAGACCTGGTTAAAAATAAGGACAAGCTTACTCCACTACTTACTAAAAAGGTTAAAGAATCAGGTAAGGCACTTCAAAAAGAAATCACAGCTTTGGAAGATAATCAGGGTTTTTACATCAAGGAAAACGGCTTGGTACTATACTTCCAAACAATTCCTTACACTACAGCTAATGTTGGTCCTCTAGAGTTTGAAATACCATATGATGAAATAAAAGATATGGTAAAAGACCAAAAGATATGGGAAAAGGAACCTGCAAGTACATCAATGAATGAATATAATAATACTATAAATGAAAAAACAAGGCCTCTCGAGGCCTTGTCTTTTATAGATGGGAAGGTTAAGAATGTTAACAAGGAAGAAGCTACGACAATGATTTTGAGCTTTGAAGAAATACAGTCAAGATATTTGAGTATATATGAGGATAGCTTAATGGAAGAAAGTGTTCAGAGTGAGTTGTCAAAAACCTTTGAATATAACTTTGATCGAAATAAGATAGGGGATATTAAGGATGAAAAAGTCAGATCCCTTGTAAAGGAAATATTAGATGGAGGCTACAGCATTGTAAGTGATGAAGGTTCATATACACCTATCCAAAATTATCAGGTGTTGGAAAAATATACAGGTAATTTGCAGGATGAAGTAAAGGAGTACATTGTTTATAAAGCTGCGGAATCGAAAAGAATGAACGAAATGGGCAATGGAGGTTCAACTTCATGGAGCGAACTGGCGCAAAGCATAATTACTATTGAAAACTACCTGGGTAAATATCCTAATTCTATTAAGGAATCTGAAATGACAAGTGATTACCAGTATTATTTTCATGCCTATCTTTTCGGTTTTGATAATAGTCCTGCTTTCAGCTATGAGACAAATAAAATTGATGAAAAGCTTTTAAATAGCTATCGGCAATTCGTAGCAGATAATAAGACAAGTGAAACAGCTAAGATTTTGGAACAATATGTTGCGATAATTGAAAAGAACAACAATACGCTTTGCGAAGAAATTGAGAACTATAGAAAGGCTATAACTGAGGATCCGGACGTTTCACAGTAG
- a CDS encoding rhamnogalacturonan lyase family protein: MKKTVVFLIVFGMIMSLLPNIGLSADTVISTKYGDLNGDNNVNSIDFALMRSYLMGTSPSFPASNGNAAGDVNADNAVNSIDFAYMRSYLLGFISQFPAGTTLPVTFTPTPTKTQVQTPTPIQTPAAGARQMENLDRGLVAVKVSNGVFVSWRMLGTDPSSIAFNLYRNGTKVNSSPITGATNYVDTSGSTSSTYMVSPVINGQEQTSSKTANVLSQEYLQVPISAPASGYVAGDCSTGDLDGDGQYEIVVKWEGVTQDNANSGVTDPTYLEGYTLSGKKMWTINLGKNIRSGAHYTQFQVYDLDGDGKSEVACKTADGTIDGKGTVIGNASANYVNSSGYILSGPEYLTVFSGETGAVLATVDYVPARGTVSDWGDKYGNRVDRFKACVAYLDGQRPSLVMQRGYYTRMVLAAWDFRNGKLTQRWIFDSNDSGNSSWAGQGNHNLSVGDVDGDGCDEILQGTSAIDHNGKGLWQTGLGHGDAMHFGDLDPNRSGLEVWSALEGSKGAVLLDAKTGTQIFRYTHTADCGRACSGDILASSPGEELWAAGSPLYSSTGTNLGTAPTQKNFAIWWDGDELREILDGTTIYKYNNGTLLSASGCTSCNGTKATPCLQADIFGDWREEVIFATSDNTALRIYTTTAITTRRIYTLMHDPIYRMGIAWQNTAYNQPPHTGFFLGNGMAEPPTPNIYLK; the protein is encoded by the coding sequence ATGAAGAAGACAGTAGTATTCTTGATTGTGTTTGGAATGATTATGAGCTTATTACCAAACATTGGATTATCTGCAGATACTGTGATTTCAACAAAGTATGGTGATCTCAATGGAGATAACAATGTAAATTCAATTGATTTTGCATTGATGAGATCCTATCTTATGGGGACAAGTCCCAGTTTCCCTGCTTCTAACGGCAATGCAGCTGGTGATGTTAATGCAGATAATGCAGTTAACTCAATTGATTTTGCCTACATGAGAAGTTACCTGTTAGGGTTTATTTCTCAGTTCCCAGCAGGTACAACACTTCCTGTAACTTTTACACCTACGCCAACAAAAACACAAGTGCAAACACCTACACCTATACAGACACCAGCAGCAGGCGCAAGACAGATGGAAAATCTGGACAGAGGGTTAGTTGCAGTAAAAGTAAGCAACGGAGTTTTTGTTAGCTGGCGAATGTTGGGGACTGACCCTTCCAGCATTGCATTCAATTTATATCGTAATGGAACCAAAGTAAACTCTTCACCTATTACAGGCGCAACAAATTATGTGGATACAAGCGGAAGTACAAGCTCAACATATATGGTTAGTCCGGTTATAAATGGACAGGAACAGACTTCATCAAAAACAGCAAACGTTTTGAGTCAGGAGTATTTACAAGTACCTATTTCTGCACCAGCAAGCGGGTATGTTGCAGGCGATTGCAGCACCGGTGATTTGGACGGTGACGGACAATATGAGATCGTGGTAAAATGGGAAGGAGTGACTCAGGATAATGCAAACTCAGGAGTTACTGATCCAACATATCTGGAGGGGTACACTTTATCAGGCAAAAAGATGTGGACAATAAACCTCGGAAAAAATATTCGTAGCGGTGCACATTATACTCAGTTCCAGGTTTACGATTTAGATGGTGATGGAAAATCAGAAGTTGCATGTAAGACAGCAGATGGAACTATAGATGGAAAAGGCACTGTTATAGGTAATGCGAGTGCAAATTATGTCAACTCAAGTGGATACATATTATCAGGACCGGAATATCTTACTGTATTCAGCGGGGAGACAGGCGCTGTGCTTGCAACTGTAGACTATGTACCTGCAAGAGGAACTGTTTCTGACTGGGGTGACAAGTACGGTAATAGAGTAGACCGTTTCAAGGCATGTGTGGCTTATCTTGATGGACAACGTCCAAGTCTTGTTATGCAACGTGGATACTATACAAGAATGGTACTTGCAGCATGGGATTTCAGAAACGGAAAACTCACCCAAAGATGGATATTTGACAGCAATGACAGTGGTAATTCTTCGTGGGCAGGACAAGGTAACCATAACCTCAGTGTAGGAGATGTTGATGGTGACGGCTGTGATGAAATCCTGCAGGGAACATCTGCTATTGATCACAATGGCAAGGGCTTGTGGCAAACAGGTTTAGGCCATGGAGATGCAATGCATTTTGGTGATCTTGATCCAAATAGATCTGGTTTGGAGGTATGGTCAGCTCTTGAAGGATCAAAGGGGGCAGTCTTATTAGATGCAAAAACGGGGACTCAAATATTCAGGTATACTCATACAGCCGACTGTGGTAGAGCTTGTTCAGGTGACATTCTTGCATCTTCTCCTGGAGAAGAACTGTGGGCGGCAGGATCACCACTATATAGCTCTACAGGAACGAATCTTGGTACAGCTCCTACTCAAAAGAATTTTGCAATATGGTGGGATGGAGATGAACTACGCGAGATTTTAGACGGTACAACAATATATAAATATAATAATGGTACATTGCTTTCAGCTAGTGGATGTACTTCATGCAATGGTACAAAAGCCACGCCGTGTTTACAGGCAGATATATTTGGAGACTGGAGAGAAGAAGTAATATTTGCAACATCTGATAATACTGCTTTACGTATCTACACAACTACAGCCATTACAACCCGCAGAATTTATACATTAATGCATGACCCGATTTACAGGATGGGTATAGCATGGCAGAACACAGCGTATAATCAGCCTCCTCACACTGGATTCTTCTTAGGCAATGGAATGGCAGAACCACCAACACCGAATATTTACCTTAAATAG
- a CDS encoding DUF4395 family protein gives MKEYKPVEIPNGSFNFCKYTISLMLWCSLVLQSKVIVLTCFVILVFSALIKVKNAPLVFLYTNTFDRFFKSKSIILDENAVWFAHTVGAVFSGAALVFLYFINPIIGWVITGILAVLKTSGALGFCGAMKLYGCLNNPNGQCCRVGKKIKNCNVSKE, from the coding sequence CCGGTAGAAATACCTAATGGTTCATTTAACTTTTGCAAGTATACTATCTCACTTATGCTTTGGTGCTCATTAGTTCTGCAAAGCAAAGTGATTGTGTTAACCTGTTTTGTTATATTAGTTTTTTCGGCATTAATTAAAGTGAAGAATGCTCCTTTGGTATTTTTGTATACAAATACATTTGATCGTTTTTTTAAATCAAAGAGTATTATCCTTGATGAAAATGCCGTATGGTTTGCTCATACAGTAGGTGCGGTTTTTTCAGGGGCTGCTCTTGTTTTTTTGTATTTCATAAATCCCATTATAGGATGGGTAATTACTGGCATACTTGCAGTACTTAAGACGTCAGGGGCGTTAGGTTTTTGTGGTGCAATGAAACTATATGGATGTTTAAATAATCCTAATGGTCAATGTTGTAGAGTCGGTAAAAAGATAAAGAATTGTAACGTGTCTAAGGAGTAG
- a CDS encoding M6 family metalloprotease domain-containing protein, with product MYKKPLKITCSFIFLCAALLAISMAAYAMPACEDWQTSVQPDGEKFQYRQHGDENFNWVESETGEAIEKGQDGCWYFNELKDNKLQKSSVKYSKKLSKKGYLKSGDVLRWKKGLPLTGKNDTSASLQATQTGQTTGSSSTAGDIAATSATTTTASTSASTAALTTTTFTTHPTAAPNQKLLVVLVSFNDRALTYTDAQWNSQFFGTSGGTFRNYYDENSGGKAIFGPVAETSGTANDGVVRVSLNRNHPGTAGKGDIMEQIDVLIPEIMSSVDSSVNFAALDTNGDSQLSPTELCTAIIIAGYEQSMNRDIYPTVWGHRAGVKSPRKTYDGVQILGSSYGIEGEIHVNHMATVGIFCHEIGHVLGLPDLYDLDESSHGVGIHSLMGSGGNICLSGQYAGQTPAHMDAYCKTLLKYTMPQIANRAGQYQVNSFNHSTGYKVLRINTSDPNQYFLIENREFNGFDASLSGFCNYGGIAVWHIDESVSNNNNEEHKMVDLEEANGSTELDLHIISPGDYNHYYASGSGYTLFNSTTTPDSKLYDGSYTQFQLNVTSASGNSMNVQASGSEIYYDVQNTVAPVINSFTASAKVIRGGSVNVKAVITDYSTISNVTFNINRVGLTGNFDIDGVYAGNNTWEITVNPNDYEVGEGDFKFGLLVKNSAGKTTRWTGCPVVVTVDNDATNVNLALNKTATVSSQLSNEPAANAVNGTTYADTSSIHDKWCTGQGAGNNSWLKLDLGSIMTVNRWKVVHEKGSGSPCTGYYTSAFRLQISSDGVNNWTDVDVVTGNTLGVTDRFVTPFRARYVRLYINTADLDNCARIYEFQLFNDPTTGIAADFDGRNAAQASGFTRVMGTPYSSNIYLRESVYGYSSGLYPECSIKTNESYHSGNTALMLAGYDSANYNSYSYFTAYDDLNINVTANTTLSYWIMPQNQNGRYIGVDLEFDNGLCLRQYFDAIDQNGNSMHPDSGRGTVGSWNFIKCNLGQWCNGLTIKKILVAYDQPTSIGQFKGYIDDIVIQEEYPTKYNGISYDFEGQNLSRPNGYLKVPGTPDYSNTIAYSSNVTGFTSGTTPTCSLTFNQSYHGGNGALLAAGTDNYQYSSYCYCTVYDNVNLTVTANTTLSYWILPVNQNGRYVGVDLQFTDGTNLRQFGAVDYNGVSMHPNGGIYAGNPGSGGRGEVGQWNFITSKIGQWCEGKVIKKIMVAYDQPASTGQYKAYVDDIIIKK from the coding sequence ATGTATAAGAAACCATTAAAAATTACCTGCTCATTCATCTTTCTGTGTGCAGCGCTTCTTGCGATTTCAATGGCTGCATATGCTATGCCTGCATGCGAGGATTGGCAAACATCCGTCCAACCTGATGGAGAAAAATTTCAATACAGGCAGCACGGAGATGAGAATTTCAATTGGGTTGAATCGGAAACTGGTGAAGCCATTGAAAAAGGACAGGACGGCTGTTGGTATTTTAATGAACTGAAGGATAACAAGCTTCAGAAGAGTTCGGTAAAGTATTCAAAGAAGCTGTCAAAGAAGGGATACCTAAAATCAGGAGATGTATTACGTTGGAAAAAAGGTCTTCCTCTGACAGGTAAAAACGATACATCCGCATCTCTTCAGGCAACGCAGACTGGTCAAACGACTGGATCTTCTTCTACAGCTGGTGACATAGCTGCTACATCAGCTACTACCACAACAGCCAGTACATCTGCCAGTACAGCAGCTTTAACTACTACAACCTTTACAACTCATCCGACTGCCGCACCTAATCAGAAATTACTGGTTGTCTTGGTCAGCTTCAATGACAGGGCCTTAACCTACACGGATGCGCAGTGGAATAGTCAGTTTTTCGGGACCTCTGGCGGTACATTCAGAAATTACTATGACGAAAACTCAGGAGGAAAGGCTATTTTCGGACCTGTCGCAGAGACAAGCGGCACTGCCAATGACGGCGTTGTAAGGGTAAGTTTAAATAGGAACCATCCTGGAACAGCAGGAAAAGGGGACATTATGGAGCAGATTGATGTACTGATTCCTGAAATTATGAGCAGTGTAGACTCTTCAGTTAATTTTGCTGCCTTAGATACAAACGGAGACTCACAGCTTTCTCCAACCGAGCTCTGTACGGCTATTATTATTGCCGGCTATGAGCAAAGTATGAACAGAGATATCTATCCTACCGTATGGGGACACAGAGCCGGTGTGAAGTCACCGAGAAAGACCTACGATGGTGTCCAAATACTCGGTTCTTCATATGGCATTGAAGGTGAAATACACGTCAACCATATGGCGACAGTGGGAATTTTCTGCCATGAGATAGGACACGTTTTAGGACTGCCCGACTTATATGACCTTGACGAATCTTCTCACGGCGTGGGAATCCACAGTCTTATGGGTTCTGGCGGAAATATCTGCTTATCCGGACAATATGCCGGACAAACTCCAGCACATATGGATGCATATTGCAAAACACTTTTAAAATATACCATGCCGCAAATCGCAAACAGGGCAGGCCAGTATCAGGTCAACAGCTTTAACCATTCCACCGGATACAAAGTGCTGCGAATAAACACTTCCGATCCCAACCAGTACTTTTTGATTGAAAACAGAGAATTTAACGGTTTTGATGCTTCACTTAGCGGTTTTTGCAACTACGGAGGTATAGCCGTATGGCATATAGACGAAAGTGTAAGCAATAATAATAACGAAGAGCATAAGATGGTGGATCTAGAGGAAGCCAACGGCTCTACAGAGTTAGATCTTCATATAATTTCTCCTGGAGATTACAACCATTACTATGCGTCTGGCAGTGGATATACCCTCTTTAATTCAACAACCACCCCAGATAGCAAACTTTATGATGGAAGTTATACTCAATTTCAGCTAAATGTAACCAGTGCATCAGGAAATAGTATGAATGTCCAGGCCTCGGGTTCCGAGATATATTACGATGTCCAGAATACCGTTGCTCCTGTAATTAACTCCTTTACTGCAAGTGCAAAAGTTATACGCGGTGGAAGCGTTAATGTGAAGGCCGTTATAACTGATTATTCCACTATCAGCAACGTCACTTTTAACATCAATAGAGTTGGTCTTACCGGAAATTTTGATATTGACGGAGTATATGCCGGAAACAATACATGGGAAATAACTGTCAATCCTAATGATTACGAGGTTGGAGAAGGAGATTTTAAGTTCGGTTTATTAGTAAAAAATAGTGCAGGTAAAACTACTCGCTGGACAGGCTGTCCTGTTGTTGTAACGGTAGACAATGATGCAACCAATGTCAATCTTGCCCTTAATAAGACTGCAACAGTAAGCAGTCAGCTTTCCAACGAACCAGCAGCTAATGCAGTCAATGGTACAACATATGCGGATACATCGAGTATCCACGATAAATGGTGTACAGGACAGGGTGCAGGGAACAATTCCTGGCTTAAGCTTGATCTTGGCAGTATTATGACAGTAAACCGCTGGAAAGTAGTCCACGAAAAAGGCTCAGGTAGCCCTTGTACAGGCTATTATACCAGTGCCTTCCGCCTGCAGATAAGCAGCGACGGTGTGAATAACTGGACTGATGTAGACGTGGTAACAGGAAATACACTCGGAGTTACCGACCGGTTTGTAACCCCTTTCCGAGCAAGATATGTAAGACTTTATATCAACACTGCAGATCTAGACAATTGTGCAAGAATCTATGAGTTTCAGTTGTTTAATGATCCTACAACCGGAATTGCTGCGGATTTCGACGGACGAAACGCTGCACAGGCAAGTGGATTCACCCGCGTAATGGGCACACCTTACAGCAGCAATATATATTTAAGAGAAAGTGTATATGGATATTCAAGCGGTCTTTATCCTGAATGCAGCATCAAGACCAATGAATCCTACCACAGCGGCAATACCGCACTGATGCTTGCAGGTTACGACAGTGCAAACTACAATTCGTATTCTTATTTTACCGCTTACGATGATTTGAATATAAATGTAACAGCTAATACCACTTTATCTTATTGGATCATGCCGCAGAACCAAAACGGAAGGTATATAGGTGTGGACCTTGAATTCGACAACGGTTTATGCTTAAGGCAGTATTTTGATGCAATAGACCAAAACGGAAACTCCATGCATCCTGATAGTGGACGTGGTACAGTAGGAAGCTGGAATTTCATCAAATGCAATCTCGGACAGTGGTGCAACGGCCTAACTATTAAGAAGATTTTGGTAGCATATGACCAACCGACTTCAATCGGACAGTTTAAAGGTTATATTGATGATATAGTCATTCAGGAGGAGTATCCTACAAAGTATAACGGTATCAGTTATGATTTCGAAGGTCAGAACCTGTCACGTCCGAATGGTTATTTAAAGGTTCCCGGCACACCTGATTATTCTAATACAATAGCATACAGCTCAAATGTTACAGGCTTTACAAGCGGCACAACTCCAACTTGCAGTTTAACATTCAATCAGTCATATCATGGTGGAAACGGTGCTTTACTGGCAGCAGGAACAGACAATTATCAATATAGTTCCTACTGCTACTGTACAGTCTATGACAATGTCAACCTTACAGTAACAGCAAACACAACACTTTCCTACTGGATTCTTCCGGTAAACCAAAACGGAAGATATGTAGGTGTCGATCTGCAATTTACCGACGGTACCAACCTGAGACAATTTGGTGCTGTTGATTATAACGGAGTCAGCATGCATCCCAACGGAGGAATATATGCTGGCAACCCAGGTTCCGGTGGACGTGGAGAGGTTGGTCAATGGAACTTTATAACTTCAAAAATCGGACAGTGGTGCGAAGGCAAGGTCATCAAAAAAATAATGGTGGCCTATGACCAACCGGCTTCAACCGGACAGTATAAAGCATACGTTGATGATATCATTATTAAAAAATAG
- a CDS encoding prolipoprotein diacylglyceryl transferase: METETMGLKPVLFYIGGIPVEAYPVFMLLALITGFVIFKTQLRRDNIRKSNALYIAIFAIAGGAIGSKLPIIFMYWNELNSTPNSIKVLLSGRTIVGGLIGGAVGTFLAKKMFRITERMGNQIAIPVAAGMAVGRLGCLFRGCCYGQPTNLPWGMDFGDHITRHPTQIYEMIFDILLVFFLRWKKNKGVEPGELFKIFLNCYLSFRFLLEFIRVEKISLIGLTDFQLLCVISLIYINRHFIFKFLNGKVVRDV; encoded by the coding sequence ATGGAAACTGAAACAATGGGGTTAAAACCTGTACTTTTTTACATTGGTGGAATTCCTGTTGAAGCGTATCCTGTTTTTATGCTATTAGCATTGATTACAGGATTTGTAATTTTTAAAACTCAATTAAGAAGGGATAATATAAGGAAATCCAACGCCCTGTATATTGCTATTTTTGCGATTGCCGGAGGTGCAATTGGCTCGAAATTACCAATTATATTTATGTACTGGAATGAACTGAATTCCACGCCAAACTCTATTAAGGTGCTATTATCAGGCAGAACTATTGTAGGAGGACTAATTGGAGGTGCAGTTGGTACATTTTTAGCCAAGAAAATGTTCAGGATAACAGAGAGAATGGGAAATCAGATTGCTATTCCTGTAGCTGCAGGTATGGCTGTCGGGCGCTTAGGATGTCTCTTTAGAGGATGTTGCTATGGACAGCCGACAAATCTACCTTGGGGTATGGATTTTGGAGATCATATAACAAGGCATCCCACACAAATTTATGAAATGATATTTGATATATTATTAGTGTTCTTTTTGAGGTGGAAAAAGAACAAAGGTGTCGAACCTGGAGAACTTTTTAAAATATTCTTAAATTGTTACTTGAGTTTTAGGTTTTTATTGGAATTTATACGTGTAGAGAAGATTTCGCTGATAGGTTTAACAGATTTTCAATTACTTTGTGTGATAAGTCTGATATATATAAACCGTCATTTTATTTTTAAATTCCTTAATGGAAAGGTGGTACGAGATGTATGA